In Diorhabda carinulata isolate Delta chromosome 6, icDioCari1.1, whole genome shotgun sequence, a single genomic region encodes these proteins:
- the LOC130895484 gene encoding zinc finger protein ZFP2-like isoform X1 — protein MDILNIKEEINTYEDFPSIVDIGSIGEVSTLTIQNVIGNVDGIHPIKHEIKDELDTVEVFNNHVNIDNNQKRNISSTHNIRNQKDYLKIDGENRSKSKVAGLLSKWKYIQPNSMGLMICEYCGNLYTKQVEFLFHFSTCHCIKRNKIKLHHNNSVLKKIDVKEEIGIVEHKFKQDLQDTTNQLDVTDNLNTYAHENSKSFVEEETHPNIQLNICTGSKPFYCVICLRTFTRRSNLSSHFRIHIKEKRFKCDSNETVHKMNLNKYLPIREKPFKCEICLKLFSRKNNLNTHMRSHTGEKPFKCDVCSKIFSRNATLISHSLIHTGEKPFKCDLCSKTFLMKIQLTTHLHNHFGDKPYKCDICLKQFSHKGNLNTHMRSHTGEKPFKCDVCLKTFSQNASLITHLRIHTGEKPFKCDVCSETFLQKIQLTTHLPNHFGDMPYKCDICEKKFSRKNNLNRHLIIHTGEKPFKCDICLKRFAQKSGLNTHLLSHTGEKPFSCDICPKSFARKSCLNKHMSNHTLQETFKSA, from the exons ACCcaataaaacatgaaataaaagaTGAATTAGATACAGTGGAAGTATTTAATAACCATGTGAATATAGATAACAATCAAAAAAGGAACATTTCTAGTACACACAACATTAGAAATCAAAAGGACTATTTAAAAATTGACGGTGAAAACAGAAGTAAATCCAAAG TTGCAGGACTGTTAAGCAAATGGAAATATATCCAACCAAACTCTATGGGGTTAATGATATGTGAATATTGTGGGAATTTATACACAAAACAAGtggaatttttatttcacttttccACATGCCAttgtataaaaagaaataagattaaaCTTCACCATAACAATTCCgttttaaaaaagattgatGTAAAAGAAGAAATTGGAATAGTTGAACACAAATTTAAACAAGACTTGCAGGACACCACAAACCAGTTGGATGTTACTGATAATTTAAACACATATGCACACGAGAATTCAAAATCTTTTGTAGAGGAggaaactcatccaaatatacaGTTGAATATTTGCACGGGATCAAAACCATTTTATTGTGTTATTTGTTTGAGAACTTTTACACGTAGAAGTAATTTAAGCAGCCATTTTCGTATTCACATCAAAGAAAAACGATTCAAATGTGATTCTAATGAAACTgttcataaaatgaatttaaataagtaTTTGCCTATaagagaaaagccattcaaatgtgaaatttgtttgaaactattttcccgtaaaaataatttgaatacacaTATGCGTAGCCACACAGgggaaaaaccattcaaatgtgacgtTTGCTCTAAAATTTTCTCACGGAATGCTACTTTAATCTCACATTCACTTATTCACACAGGGGAAAAGCCATTTAAATGTGACTTATGCTCAAAAACGTTCTTAATGAAAATTCAGTTGACCACACATCTACATAATCACTTTGGAGACAAGCCGtacaaatgtgacatttgtttgaaacaattttcacATAAAGGTAATTTGAACACACATATGCGTAGCCACACAGGGGAAAAACCGTTCAAATGTGAcgtttgtttgaaaactttttcgcAGAACGCTAGTTTAATCACACATTTACGTATCCACACAGGGGAAAAGCCATTTAAGTGTGACGTTTGCTCGGAAACTTTCTTACAGAAAATTCAGCTGACCACACATCTACCTAATCACTTTGGGGACATGCCTTACAAATGTGATATTTGCGAAAAAAAGTTTTCGCGGAAAAACAATTTGAACAGACATTTGATTAtccatacaggagaaaagccattcaaatgcgACATTTGTTTGAAACGTTTTGCGCAAAAAAGTGGTTTGAATACACATTTACTTAGTCACACCGGTGAGAAACCATTCAGTTGTGACATTTGTCCAAAGTCTTTTGCACGAAAAAGTTGTTTGAATAAACATATGTCCAATCACACATTGCAAGAGACATTCAAATCTGcttga